The following are encoded together in the Ascochyta rabiei chromosome 19, complete sequence genome:
- a CDS encoding Isocitrate dehydrogenase (NADP(+)): MRPPSSPSAALRTATTASTATTAAIAATAATAATAATASPLTRLPRRPFATRALARPPPANPARFSHARPSTTARTPAAFLSSTRFGQQLRMASTPASAIKKIKVVNPVVELDGDEMTRIIWQTIKDKFIHPYLDIDLKYYDLGLEYRDETNDQVTLDAAEAIQKYSVGVKCATITPDEQRVEEFKLKKMWLSPNGTIRNHLGGTVFRAPIVIPRIPRLVPSWKQPIIIGRHAFGDQYRAKDRVIDGEGTLEMVFTPKGGEPQTIKVYDFPAGGGVAQTQYNTTESISGFAHASMKLALDKKLPLYMSTKNTILKAYDGKFKDVFQDIYDNQYKKDFDAAGIWYEHRLIDDMVAQMIKSEGGYIIAMKNYDGDVQSDIVAQGFGSLGLMTSVLITPDGKTFEAEAAHGTVTRHYREHQKGNETSTNPIASIYAWTQGLSKRGELDNTPELVVFAEQLEKACVDTVDVDGIMTKDLALACGKKDRASWVTTNEYLDAVERRLKTSLKEKL, encoded by the exons ATGAGGCCGCCTTCTTCACCTTCCGCTGCCCTTCGCACCGCAACCACCGCATCCACCGCAACCACCGCAGCCATCGCAGCCACCGCAGCCACCGCAGCCACCGCAGCCACCGCCTCCCCCCTCACGCGCCTCCCCCGCCGCCCCTTTGCTACCCGTGCCCTTGCCCGTCCGCCTCCTGCGAACCCGGCTCGCTTCTCCCACGCGCGCCCCTCGACGACCGCCCGCACGCCCGCAGCCTTCCTCTCCAGCACGCGCTTCGGCCAGCAGCTCAGGATGGCGTCCACTCCGGCCTCGGCCATCAAGAAGATCAAGGTGGTCAACCCTGTCGTCGAGCTCGATGGCGACGAGATGACGCGCATCATCTGGCAGACGATCAAGGACAAGTTCATCCACCCCTACCTCGACATCGACCTCAAGTACTACGACCTGGGCCTCGAGTACCGCGACGAGACCAACGACCAGGTCACCCTCGATGCCGCCGAGGCCATCCAGAAGTACTCGGTCGGCGTCAAGTGCGCCACCATCACCCCCGACGAGCAGCGCGTCGAGGAGTTCAAGCTCAAGAAGATGTGGCTCTCGCCCAACGGCACCATCCGCAACCACCT CGGAGGAACCGTCTTCCGCGCACCCATTGTCATCCCCCGCATCCCCCGTCTCGTGCCCAGCTGGAAGCAGCCCATCATCATCGGTCGCCACGCCTTCGGTGACCAGTACCGCGCCAAGGACCGCGTCATCGACGGCGAGGGCACCCTCGAGATGGTCTTCACCCCCAAGGGCGGCGAGCCCCAGACCATCAAGGTCTACGACTTCCCTGCTGGCGGAGGTGTCGCCCAGACCCAGTACAACACCACCGAGTCCATCTCCGGCTTTGCACACGCCTCGATGAAGCTTGCCCTGGACAAGAAGCTGCCTCTGTACATGAGCACCAAGAACACCATCCTCAAGGCCTACGACGGCAAGTTCAAGGACGTCTTCCAGGACATCTACGACAACCAGTACAAGAAGGACTTTGACGCCGCCGGCATCTGGTACGAGCACCGTCTGATCGACGACATGGTCGCCCAGATGATCAAGAGCGAGGGTGGCTACATCATCGCCATGAAGA ACTACGACGGTGACGTTCAGTCCGACATTGTCGCCCAGGGTTTCGGCTCTCTCGGTCTCATGACCTCCGTTCTCATCACCCCCGACGGCAAGACCTTTGAGGCCGAGGCCGCCCACGGCACCGTCACTCGCCACTACCGCGAGCACCAGAAGGGTAACGAGACCTCCACCAACCCCATTGCCTCCATCTACGCCTGGACCCAGGGTCTCTCCAAGCGTGGAGAGCTCGACAACACCCCCGAgctcgtcgtcttcgctgAGCAGCTCGAGAAGGCCTGCGTGGACACCGTCGATGTGGACGGCATCATGACCAAGGACCTTGCCCTTGCATGCGGAAAGAAGGACAGGGCTAGCTGGGTCACAACAAACGAGTACCTCGATGCCGTTGAGAGGAGGCTGAAGACCAGCCTGAAGGAGAAGTTGTAG